In a single window of the Tetrapisispora phaffii CBS 4417 chromosome 11, complete genome genome:
- the TUF1 gene encoding translation elongation factor Tu (similar to Saccharomyces cerevisiae TUF1 (YOR187W); ancestral locus Anc_6.95) — protein MFLSKSAYLISRTRFASVVPRVSFLATRGYAAAFDRSKPHVNVGTIGHVDHGKTTLTAAITKTLASKGGADFLDYAAIDKAPEERARGITISTAHVEYETAKRHYSHVDCPGHADYIKNMITGAAQMDGAIIVVAASDGQMPQTREHLLLARQVGVQNLVVFVNKVDTVDDAEMLELVEMEMRELLTQYGFDGDNVPVIMGSALCALEGREPEIGEKAIMKLLDAVDEYIPTPARDLEKPFLMPVEDIFSISGRGTVVTGRVERGELKKNEEVEIVGHTKTPIKTTVTGIEMFRKELDQAMAGDNAGVLVRGIRRDQIKRGMVLAKPGTVKAHTKVLASLYILSKEEGGRHSGFGENYRPQMFIRTADVTVVLRFPESVEDHSKQVMPGDNVEMECELIHPTPIELGQRFNIREGGKTVGTGLITRIIE, from the coding sequence ATGTTTTTATCCAAGTCTGCTTATTTGATTTCGAGAACGAGGTTCGCGAGCGTTGTTCCACGAGTCTCATTTTTGGCCACTAGAGGTTATGCTGCTGCTTTCGATCGTTCTAAGCCACATGTAAATGTGGGTACTATTGGTCATGTTGATCACGGTAAGACCACTTTGACTGCTGCCATCACAAAGACTTTGGCAAGCAAAGGTGGTGCTGATTTTTTGGATTATGCTGCCATTGATAAGGCTCCTGAAGAGAGAGCAAGAGGTATTACCATTTCTACTGCTCATGTTGAATATGAAACCGCAAAGAGACATTACTCGCATGTCGACTGTCCAGGTCATGCTGATTATATCAAGAATATGATTACTGGTGCTGCCCAAATGGATGGTGCTATCATTGTTGTTGCGGCAAGTGATGGTCAAATGCCACAGACTAGAGAACATTTATTGTTGGCTAGACAAGTTGGTGTGCAGAATTTGGTTGTTTTTGTTAATAAAGTCGATACCGTCGATGACGCTGAGATGCTGGAGTTGGTCGAAATGGAAATGAGAGAGTTATTGACTCAATATGGTTTCGATGGTGATAACGTTCCTGTGATTATGGGTTCTGCTCTTTGTGCTTTGGAAGGAAGAGAACCGGAGATTGGTGAGAAGGCAATCATGAAGTTGTTGGATGCTGTCGATGAGTATATCCCAACGCCAGCCAGAGACTTGGAAAAACCTTTCTTGATGCCAGTTGAAGACATCTTCTCTATTTCTGGTAGAGGTACTGTCGTTACCGGTAGAGTGGAAAGAGGtgaattgaagaagaatgaGGAAGTTGAAATTGTGGGCCATACTAAGACCCCAATCAAGACTACCGTCACCGGTATTGAAATGTTTAGAAAAGAATTGGACCAAGCTATGGCTGGTGATAACGCTGGTGTTTTAGTGAGAGGTATCAGAAGAGATCAAATCAAGAGAGGAATGGTTTTGGCTAAACCAGGTACCGTCAAGGCACACACCAAGGTCTTGGCATCCTTGTATATTTTATCCAAAGAAGAAGGTGGCAGACATTCTGGTTTCGGTGAAAACTACAGACCACAAATGTTCATCAGAACCGCAGACGTCACTGTGGTCTTAAGATTCCCAGAATCCGTAGAAGACCATTCCAAGCAAGTTATGCCTGGTGATAACGTCGAAATGGAGTGTGAATTAATTCATCCAACCCCAATCGAATTAGGACAACGTTTTAATATCAGAGAAGGTGGCAAAACCGTCGGTACTGGTTTAATCACTAGAATCATCGAATAG
- the YHC1 gene encoding Yhc1p (similar to Saccharomyces cerevisiae YHC1 (YLR298C); ancestral locus Anc_6.94) translates to MARYYCVYCNSYLTHDTSSVRRSHLVGKHHVKAVADYYRNRSAVGRQAHSVALTLAKRRYKKLLAKAPGAPEGPLGLLAAAYAAAPGHSLVFDARQRKDIAQYVRASRLPQRSNVAAATVASQQASTSKAAVLPSPAQLPLHQQPAAPAYYHRST, encoded by the coding sequence ATGGCGAGATACTACTGTGTGTATTGCAACTCGTATTTAACGCACGACACGAGCAGTGTGAGGCGCTCGCACCTGGTGGGGAAGCACCACGTGAAGGCTGTCGCCGATTACTACCGCAACAGGAGCGCTGTCGGCCGCCAGGCCCACAGCGTTGCGTTGACGCTGGCCAAGCGCAGATATAAGAAGCTGCTGGCCAAGGCGCCTGGGGCCCCAGAGGGCCCCCTTGGCTTGTTGGCGGCAGCGTACGCTGCCGCCCCCGGCCACTCGCTGGTCTTCGACGCCCGCCAGCGCAAGGACATCGCCCAGTACGTGCGCGCCAGCCGTCTGCCCCAGCGCTCGAACGTGGCGGCGGCCACCGTCGCCAGCCAGCAGGCCTCGACGTCCAAAGCCGCTGTGCTGCCATCGCCGGCACAGCTCCCGCTGCACCAGCAGCCCGCTGCACCAGCCTACTACCACCGCAGCACGTGA
- the ATP14 gene encoding F1F0 ATP synthase subunit h (similar to Saccharomyces cerevisiae ATP14 (YLR295C); ancestral locus Anc_6.92), whose translation MFAASSRLLRARAMLGAKRFASTDVLQDVYLKELKSVKSVSFADAVANAKGNVKQWVEPARPAAPAFDLSASDVKKYIDEPVETAAAPASATADAVEEDWLVLDEPAEDEHAH comes from the coding sequence ATGTTTGCTGCATCTTCCAGGTTACTACGTGCCAGGGCCATGCTCGGCGCCAAGAGGTTCGCCAGCACCGACGTCCTGCAGGACGTCTACCTCAAAGAGTTGAAGAGCGTCAAGAGCGTCAGCTTCGCTGACGCTGTCGCCAATGCCAAGGGCAACGTCAAGCAGTGGGTCGAGCCGGCCAGGCCGGCCGCCCCTGCGTTCGACCTGAGCGCATCGGACGTCAAGAAATACATCGACGAGCCCGTAGAGACGGCTGCTGCCCCAGCGTCCGCGACAGCGGACGCTGTCGAGGAGGACTGGCTTGTTCTGGACGAGCCAGCCGAGGACGAGCACGCCCATTAG
- the TPHA0K01060 gene encoding Ran family GTP-binding nuclear protein (similar to Saccharomyces cerevisiae GSP1 (YLR293C) and GSP2 (YOR185C); ancestral locus Anc_6.90), producing MAEVPTFKLVLVGDGGTGKTTFVKRHLTGEFEKKYIATIGVEVHPLSFFTNFGEIKFDCWDTAGQEKFGGLRDGYYINAQCGIIMFDVTSRITYKNVPNWHRDLVRVCENIPIVLCGNKVDVKERKVKAKTITFHRKKNLQYYDISAKSNYNFEKPFLWLARKLAGNAQLEFVASPALAPPEVQVDEQLMQQYQQEMEQATALPLPDEDDADL from the coding sequence ATGGCTGAAGTTCCAACTTTTAAATTAGTTTTGGTCGGTGATGGTGGTACCGGTAAGACCACTTTTGTCAAGAGACATTTAACCGgtgaatttgaaaaaaaatacattgCTACCATTGGTGTTGAAGTCCATCCATTATCCTTCTTCACTAACTTCGGTGAAATCAAATTCGACTGTTGGGATACCGCCGGTCAAGAAAAGTTCGGTGGTTTAAGAGACGGTTATTACATTAACGCTCAATGTGGTATTATCATGTTCGATGTCACCTCCAGAATCACTTACAAGAACGTTCCAAACTGGCACAGAGATTTGGTCAGAGTGTGTGAGAACATTCCAATCGTCTTATGTGGTAACAAGGTCGATGtcaaagaaagaaaagtCAAGGCAAAGACCATCACTTTCCACAGAAAGAAGAACTTGCAATATTACGATATCTCAGCCAAATCTAACTACAACTTCGAAAAACCATTCTTATGGTTGGCAAGAAAGTTGGCCGGTAACGCTCAATTAGAATTTGTTGCCTCCCCAGCTTTGGCTCCACCAGAGGTTCAAGTCGATGAACAATTAATGCAACAATATCAACAAGAAATGGAACAAGCCACTGCTTTACCATTAcctgatgaagatgatgcTGATTTATAA
- the GUF1 gene encoding GTPase GUF1 (similar to Saccharomyces cerevisiae GUF1 (YLR289W); ancestral locus Anc_6.86) yields the protein MNKNGIVRFVQIQRAGLRQARWSSSSAVNTNVTSDSNIAKQLKQKNILQLQKRIESIPIENYRNFSIVAHIDHGKSTLSDRLLEITNVITRGNGGERVLDKLEVEKERGITIKAQTCSMFYTDERTGKDYLLHLIDTPGHVDFRDEVSRSYKACNGAILLVDASKGVQSQTVANFYLAYSMGLKLIPVVNKIDLSIADVPKAIEQIENTFEMKEEDILKISSKSGLNVKEDLLPAIIDWIPAPSNNVKDKPFRALLVDSWYDSYMGVVLLVHVVDGTIKKGDRISSATTKSKYDIKEVGIMYPDRVATEKLSFGQVGYIVPGMKNSKDAKIGDTFMQVGFESQTEVLPGFDETKPMVFVGAFPADGIEFKALDDDINRLVLNDKSVCIERETSNALGQGWRLGFLGSLHASVFTERLEKEYGTKLIITQPTVPYMIEYTDGTVKEITNPNEFPTFRKNGSNLNVKKLKEPFVEAIITLPDEYLGNVIKLCDNYRGRQLELKYMSIGMNNKQQVILKYELPLYELVDNFFGKLKSVSQGYATLDYEVSGFRESDIVKLELLVNGTTVDALTTIMHQSKVNKVGSEWVKDFKKFVKSQFYEIVIQARVNNSRIIARETIKARRKDVLAKLHASDVSRRKKLLVKQKEGKKLMKMRSIGNIQINSDAYQEFLRR from the coding sequence atgaacaaaaatgGCATAGTACGGTTTGTACAGATCCAACGAGCAGGGCTACGACAAGCACGATGGTCAAGTTCTTCTGCTGTAAATACCAACGTTACATCCGATAGTAATATTGCGaaacaattgaaacaaaagaatatattgCAACTGCAGAAGAGGATCGAAAGTATTCCGATTGAAAACTATAGaaacttttcaattgtaGCTCATATTGACCATGGAAAATCGACGTTATCTGACAGACTACTGGAGATAACAAATGTCATCACTAGAGGGAACGGTGGTGAACGAGTTTTGGACAAATTAGAAGTGGAGAAAGAACGTGGAATTACAATCAAGGCTCAGACATGTTCAATGTTCTATACTGATGAACGAACAGGAAAAGATTACTTACTGCATTTGATCGACACACCAGGACATGTTGATTTTAGAGACGAAGTTTCAAGATCTTACAAAGCCTGTAATGGAGCAATATTGCTGGTCGATGCTTCGAAGGGAGTACAATCACAAACTGTTGCTAATTTTTACTTGGCATACAGTATGGGGCTGAAGTTGATACCGgttgtaaataaaattgatttgaGTATAGCCGATGTCCCGAAAGCTATTGAACAAATAGAGAATACATTTGAGATGAAGGAAGAAGACATTTTAAAAATCAGTTCAAAATCGGGACTTAATGTCAAGGAAGACCTATTACCTGCAATAATAGATTGGATTCCAGCACCTTCAAATAACGTCAAGGACAAACCGTTCAGAGCTCTGCTAGTTGATTCATGGTATGACTCATATATGGGTGTTGTACTATTGGTACATGTTGTTGACGGAACAATTAAGAAAGGAGATCGTATCTCAAGTGCAACGACGAAGTCGAAATATGATATCAAAGAGGTTGGTATTATGTATCCAGATAGAGTAGCAACTGAGAAATTATCCTTTGGGCAAGTTGGGTACATTGTACCAGGAATGAAGAATTCCAAGGATGCAAAGATTGGTGATACATTTATGCAAGTTGGGTTTGAATCACAAACTGAAGTGTTACCTGGATTTGATGAAACAAAACCCATGGTTTTTGTTGGGGCATTTCCTGCTGATGGGATAGAATTCAAGGCTCTTGATGACGATATCAACAGGCTAGTCCTCAATGATAAGTCGGTTTGTATCGAGAGAGAGACATCTAATGCGCTAGGACAAGGTTGGAGATTAGGATTTTTAGGATCATTACATGCATCTGTTTTCACAGAGAGACTAGAAAAAGAGTACGGTACCAAGTTAATCATTACTCAGCCCACAGTACCATATATGATAGAGTATACTGACGGTACCGTAAAAGAAATTACCAATCCTAATGAATTTCCAACATTTCGTAAAAATGGTAGTAATCTCAACgtgaaaaaattaaaagaaccGTTTGTTGAAGCCATCATAACGTTACCTGACGAATATCTAGGAAATGTAATTAAGTTATGCGATAATTATCGTGGCAGGCAACTAGAACTAAAATATATGTCGATTGGAATGAACAATAAACAACAAGTGAtcttaaaatatgaattacCATTGTATGAATTagttgataatttttttggtaaATTAAAATCGGTCTCACAAGGGTATGCTACTTTGGATTATGAAGTTAGTGGATTCCGTGAAAGCGATATTGTTAAGTTAGAGTTATTAGTTAACGGAACTACTGTCGACGCACTAACTACCATCATGCATCAATCGAAAGTAAACAAAGTTGGGTCCGAATGGGTTAAAGATTTCAAGAAATTTGTTAAATCTCAATTTTATGAAATTGTAATTCAAGCACGAGTTAATAATAGTCGTATCATCGCTAGAGAAACAATCAAAGCACGTAGAAAAGATGTATTAGCTAAATTGCATGCAAGTGACGTCTCCAGAAGGAAAAAATTGTTAGTTAAGCAAAAAGAAGGTAAGAAGCTAATGAAGATGAGAAGTATAggtaatattcaaataaattccGATGCATATCAAGAATTTTTAAGACGTTAA
- the TPHA0K01080 gene encoding uncharacterized protein (similar to Saccharomyces cerevisiae CTS1 (YLR286C); ancestral locus Anc_6.80) — protein sequence MFGSLLINTLFLTLFPMFAHSFDNDAKDNVVVYWGQNSQGSQESLAYYCQNSSADIYLLSFLNVYPTLGLNFANACSDTFSNGLLHCSQIAEDIKTCQSLGKKVLLSLGGAAGSYGFSDDTEAETFAQTLWDTFGEGSANERPFDDAIVDGFDFDIENNSSTGYAALVNKLRTLFKSSSKSYYISAAPQCPYPDASVGDLLANVDVDFAFIQFYNNYCNVEATFNWDTWVTYAESVSPNSNIKLYLGLPASSTAASTGYISDMDVLASVISSISTSPNFGGISLWDASQGFANKIEGTNYIEEMKILLNANASNTTSTSVASSTSTTATSTTATSTTVASSSIVKATTSSSVASSTKVTEVSSSSQTSQFTLASSSSFVTIATSSSHGHSAQSSAAPTIIETIITQSESRITTTLYPASSSIAVLSSAEQNNVVPSTAPVIGSTTSTAATTTQQLSSTSTSAAATSTVAATTDVHVQAQALNAQYAAGQLNGSANPVEGDRACSADGKYAVFDHNDWVYFECAAGTSCYAYDWNNEVFTGCNFSQSKADYQ from the coding sequence ATGTTTGGTTCtctattaataaatacttTATTCCTCACATTGTTTCCAATGTTCGCTCATTCTTTTGATAATGATGCAAAGGACAACGTCGTTGTTTACTGGGGACAAAACTCACAGGGTTCCCAGGAAAGCTTAGCATATTACTGTCAAAACAGTAGTGCTGATATCTACCTGTTATCCTTTTTGAATGTTTATCCAACTTTAGGTTTAAATTTTGCTAATGCTTGTTCTGACACTTTCTCTAATGGTTTATTACACTGTAGTCAAATTGCTGAGGATATTAAAACTTGCCAATCTCTAGGTAAGaaagttttattatctCTAGGTGGTGCCGCCGGTAGTTATGGATTTTCTGATGACACTGAAGCTGAAACTTTTGCTCAAACTTTATGGGACACTTTTGGTGAAGGTTCTGCTAATGAACGTCCATTCGATGACGCCATTGTCGATGGTTTTGATTTCgatattgaaaacaatTCTTCCACTGGTTACGCTGCTCtagttaataaattaagAACTTTATTCAAATCCAGCTCGAAATCTTACTACATTTCCGCTGCTCCTCAATGTCCATATCCAGATGCTTCCGTTGGTGATTTATTAGCCAATGTTGACGTCGATTTTGCCTTTATCCAATTCTATAACAACTACTGTAACGTTGAAGCTACTTTTAACTGGGATACTTGGGTCACTTACGCTGAAAGCGTCTCTCCAAACTCTAATATTAAGTTATACCTAGGTTTACCAGCTTCTTCCACTGCTGCAAGCACTGGTTATATCTCTGACATGGATGTCTTAGCTTCTGTTATTTCTTCCATTTCTACCTCTCCAAACTTCGGTGGTATCTCTCTATGGGATGCTTCTCAAGGTTTTGCCAACAAAATTGAAGGTACCAACTATATCgaagaaatgaaaatattattaaatgctAATGCTTCAAACACAACTAGCACTTCTGTCGCTTCTAGCACTTCTACAACTGCTACTTCTACAACTGCTACTTCTACAACTGTTGCTTCATCATCTATTGTTAAAGCAACTACCTCTTCTTCTGTTGCCAGCTCTACTAAAGTTACTGAAGTTTCCTCTTCTTCTCAAACTTCTCAATTTACTTTagcttcttcatcatcttttgTTACAATTGCTACTTCTAGTTCACACGGTCACTCTGCTCAATCTAGTGCAGCTCCAACCATTATTGAAACTATCATCACACAATCTGAAAGTCGTATTACTACAACTCTATACCCTGCATCCAGTTCTATTGCTGTTCTGTCTTCTGCTGAACAAAACAACGTTGTTCCAAGTACTGCACCAGTTATTGGATCAACCACTTCAACTGCCGCTACTACCACTCAACAACTTTCTTCTACTTCTACTTCAGCCGCTGCCACCAGCACCGTTGCGGCTACTACAGATGTTCATGTTCAAGCACAAGCTTTAAATGCACAATATGCCGCTGGGCAATTAAACGGTTCTGCTAACCCAGTTGAAGGTGACAGAGCTTGTTCTGCTGACGGTAAATATGCTGTTTTCGATCATAACGACTGGGTTTACTTTGAATGTGCTGCAGGTACTTCTTGTTATGCTTATGATTGGAACAATGAAGTATTTACTGGTTGCAACTTCTCTCAATCTAAAGCTGATTACCAATAA
- the NNT1 gene encoding S-adenosylmethionine-dependent methyltransferase (similar to Saccharomyces cerevisiae NNT1 (YLR285W); ancestral locus Anc_6.79) — translation MSDNEFLGGGLFDEPEDFLPPPPPAHFANYERSYVSDSSASQKKDIKLRLVGTSPLWGHLLWNAGIYTAKHLDKYPELVKDKNVLELGAASALPSLVSSLIGAKKVVSTDYPDADLLANIQYNIDHEIFNGKELSTDSKEKELELKNRNLIVEGYIWGNDYTSLTNHLDGDDKFDLMILSDLVFNHTEHHKLLKTTKDLLAKEGKALVVFSPHRPWLLDADLGFFETAKEYDLVPQKIEVVNWKPMFEEDDETIEIRSRVYAFYLTHK, via the coding sequence atgtcTGATAACGAATTTTTAGGTGGTGGTTTGTTTGATGAACCAGAGGATTTCCTTCCTCCTCCTCCTCCTGCCCATTTTGCAAATTATGAGAGATCATATGTATCTGACTCCTCTGCCTCTCAGAAGAAGGATATCAAGTTGAGATTGGTTGGTACATCCCCATTATGGGGACATTTATTATGGAATGCTGGTATTTATACTGCTAAACATTTAGATAAATACCCTGAATTGGTTAAAGATAAGAACGTCTTAGAATTAGGTGCTGCTAGCGCGTTACCTTCACTAGTCTCATCATTGATTGGTGCTAAAAAAGTTGTTTCGACAGATTACCCAGATGCTGATTTGTTAgcaaatattcaatataacATTGAccatgaaatatttaatggtAAAGAACTATCAACAGACagtaaagaaaaagaacTCGAATTGAAGAACAGAAATTTGATTGTGGAAGGTTATATTTGGGGCAATGATTACACATCCTTGACTAATCATCTTGACGGAGATGATAAGTTtgatttaatgattttaagTGATTTAGTTTTCAACCATACCGAGCAtcataaattattaaaaactaCAAAAGACCTATTGGCTAAAGAAGGTAAAGCCTTAGTAGTTTTTTCCCCACACAGACCATGGCTACTAGATGCGGATCTTGGATTTTTCGAAACTGCAAAGGAATATGATCTTGTTCCACAAAAAATTGAGGTGGTCAATTGGAAACCTATGTTCGAGGAAGATGACGAGACAATTGAAATCAGATCTCGTGTCTATGCATTTTATTTAACtcataaataa